From the Gasterosteus aculeatus chromosome 13, fGasAcu3.hap1.1, whole genome shotgun sequence genome, one window contains:
- the pole gene encoding DNA polymerase epsilon catalytic subunit A, translating to MVLQNSGRYRAQRGQSGGDHENQDDGAAMSALKRLERCQFTDEMDARFGFDRMKEPGEKTGWLINMHPAEILDDDKRMISAVDYYFIQEDGSRFKVALPFKPYFYIATKKNCEREVISYFSRKFHGKVAKLEVLSKEDLDLPNHLVGLKRSYIKLSFSTLDDLLKVKREINPAVRKNREREQSNDSYTSMLSSALAGGNVTSADEDGTSRSISDQLDNIVDMREHDVPYHVRLSIDLKIHVAHWYNVRYRGSAYPPEIVRRDDLVERPDPVVMAFDIETTKLPLKFPDAESDQIMMISYMIDGQGFLITNREIVSENIEDFEFTPKPEYEGPFTVFNEDDEAALIQRWFDHVQETKPNIFVTYNGDFFDWPFIETRAALHGRTMYREIGFQKDNQGEYKSSQAIHMDCLRWVKRDSYLPVGSHNLKAAAKAKLGYDPVELDPEEMCRMATEEPQTLATYSVSDAVATYYLYMKYVHPFIFALCTIIPMDPDEVLRKGSGTLCEALLMVQAFHANIIFPNKQEQVFNKLTDDGHVMDSETYVGGHVEALESGVFRSDIPCRFKMNPAAFDFLLQRVEKTMRHAIEEEEKIPLDQVTNFNEVCEEIKNKLTSLKEVPNRIECPLIYHLDVGAMYPNIILTNRLQPSAMVDEATCAACDFNKPGASCQRRMAWQWRGEIMPASRSEFHRIQQQLESEKFPPFFPNGPPRAFHTLNREEQAKHEKKRLADYCKRAYKKTHVTKREQRVTTICQRENSFYVDTVRAFRDRRYEFKGLHKVWKKKLSAAQDSGDAAEMKRCRNMEILYDSLQLAHKCILNSFYGYVMRKGARWYSMEMAGIVCYTGANIITQARELIEQIGRPLELDTDGIWCVLPNTFPENFVVKTNNDKKPKVTISYPGAMLNILVKEGFTNDQYHELVDPASLSYNIRSENSIFFEVDGPYLAMILPASKEEGKKLKKRYAVFNEDGSLAELKGFEVKRRGELQLIKIFQSSVFEAFLKGTTLEEVYASVAKVADYWLDVLYSKAANMPDTELFELISENRSMSRKLEDYGEQKSLSISTAKRLAEFLGDQMVKDAGLSCRYVISRKPEGSPVTERAIPLAIFQAEPSVTKHFLRKWLKMPSLHDLDIRSILDWGYYIERLGSAIQKIITIPAALQQVKNPVPRVRHPDWLHKKLLEKNDIYKQKKISELFTSEGKRQVAHQPLGAGHAADIEDFGMPARPLQPAILITTKRKRASQGEDSQVESQDVELTQSWREILGPPPTLGKTQEERLVWLRYHKKKWELQLRQRKERKKRRRLLDGQAQTVGGGVIRDGPTTGLGSFLRRTARSILDMPWQIVQIAETSHPGLYKLWAVIGNDLHCMKLNIPRVFYVNQKVPKQEEGATYKKVNRMLPRSNIVYYLYEYCVPEDMYQEHINEINADLSAPDIEGVYETQVPLLFRALVRLGCVCMINKHVVRDLAGREADTFDLEHLEMRSLAQFSYLEPGSVRHIYLYHHSQSHKALFGLFIPSQRKASIFVLDTVRSNQMPNLTNLYTAERTALLEKTSEDLLPPEKHNFEVRAENDAKAINRALQRILLNYKDERRGPTLIAVQSNWDLRRLAAAMPVLEEFPVVPVHVVDEISYNVLDWQRHGARRMIRHYLNLDSCLSQAFDMARYYHLPVGNLPQDVSIFGSDLFLARHLRKHNHLMWLSPTARPDLGGKEADDSRLVMESDDRGSVEINSQGCYSTVCVELDLQSLAVNTILQSQHVNDMEGGASLGVSFDVIQQASLEEMMSGNQGASALASYDETALCSNTFRILKSMVVGWVREITQYHNVYADNQVMHFYRWLRSPSSLLYDPALHRTLHNMMKKVFLQLVSEFKRLGSTVVYGNFNRIMLCTKKRRIDDAIGYVEYITNSIHSREIFHSLSISFSRCWEFLLWMDPSNYGGVKGKLPSSIVSGEVGAKQKKQSAGEGDEGSDDEDDEGAEAEEDDGDRDEVEELIESNWNIMQYLPQTASCQKYFLMIVSAYIAAVYHSMKEELRRNAPGATPVKRRGGSQASQQAVGDLSALPGMISFSQEYVSDELTQNFFTITQKIQKKVTGTRNVNQASEMFPVLPGSHLPLNNPALEFIKYVCQVLSLDSNIVNQVNKLKRDLLRLVDVGEFSGEAQFSDPCSSYVLPEVICHQCNFCRDLDLCKDPSVAQDGSVLPQWFCSNCQAQYETECIETALVEALQKKLMSYTLQDLVCTKCKGVKEANMPLYCRCAGDFHLTFPIKSFSEQIKVFRNIASHYSMSFLEETIDWVVVMSPQISQTLNE from the exons ATGGTTCTACAAAACAGCGGACGGTACCGGGCGCAGCGGGGACAAAGCGGAGGGGACCATGAGAACCA gGACGATGGAGCCGCGATGTCGGCCCTCAAGCGGCTGGAGCGCTGCCAGTTCACCGACGAGATGGACGCCCGCTTCGGCTTCGACAGGATGAAGGAGCCGGGGGAGAAAACGGGCTGGCTGATCAACATGCATCCT GCTGAGATCCTGGACGATGACAAGAGGATGATCAGCGCTGTGGACTATTACTTCATACAGGAAGATGGAAGCAGGTTTAAG gtggCCCTTCCATTCAAGCCGTATTTTTACATCGCTACAAAAAAG AACTGTGAGAGAGAAGTCATCTCATACTTTTCGAGAAAGTTTCACGGCAAGGTGGCAAAGCTTGAAGTTCTCTCAAAAGAGGACCTAGACCTG CCCAATCATTTAGTCGGCCTGAAGAGAAGCTACATCAAGCTGTCATTCAGCACCTTGGACGACCTCCTCAAGGTCAAGCGTGAGATCAATCCAGCAGTGCGCAAGAACAGAGAGCGGGAGCAGTCCAATGACTCCTACACATCGATGCTCTCGAG cGCCTTAGCAGGAGGCAACGTGACCTCAGCCGATGAAGACGGGACGTCGAGGAGTATTTCAGACCAGCTGGACAACATAGTGGACATGAGGGAGCACGACGTGCCCTATCACGTGCGGCTGTCCATCGACCTCAAGATCCACGTG GCCCACTGGTACAATGTCCGATACAGAGGCAGCGCTTACCCACCGGAGATTGTTCGGAGAGACGATCTTGTAGAGCGACcg gaCCCTGTTGTTATGGCTTTTGACATTGAGACTACAAAGCTTCCACTGAAGTTCCCGGACGCAGAGAGCGATCAGATTATGATGATTTCGTACATGATTGACGGACAG GGGTTTCTGATCACCAACAGAGAGATCGTCTCTGAGAACATTGAAGACTTTGAATTCACTCCCAAACCTGAATATGAAGGGCCTTTCACAGTCTTCAACGAGGATGACGAG GCGGCTCTCATTCAGAGGTGGTTTGATCACGTTCAAGAAACCAAGCCAAACATCTTTGTGACCTACAACGGAGACTTCTTTGACTG GCCTTTCATAGAGACGCGGGCCGCGCTGCATGGACGCACCATGTACAGGGAGATCGgtttccagaaggacaaccaggGGGAGTACAAGTCCAGCCAGGCCATCCACATGGACTGCTTAAG GTGGGTGAAGAGAGACAGCTATCTGCCTGTGGGGAGTCATAACTTGAAGGCGGCGGCAAAGGCCAAATTGGGCTACGACCCGGTGGAGCTGGACCCGGAGGAGATGTGCCGCATGGCCACTGAAGAGCCACAG ACTTTAGCTACCTACTCTGTGTCCGATGCCGTGGCCACTTATTACCTGTACATGAAATATGTTCACCCCTTCATCTTCGCTCTGTGCACCATCATTCCCATGGACCCGGATgag GTGCTGCGTAAAGGTTCTGGGACTCTTTGCGAAGCGCTGCTCATGGTGCAGGCCTTCCACGCAAACATCATCTTCCCAAACAAGCAGGAGCAGGTTTTTAACAAACTGACAGACGACGGCCACGTCATGGACTCCGAGACCTACGTGGGCGGTCACGTGGAGGCGCTGGAGTCGGGAGTGTTTCGCAGTGACATCCCCTGCCGTTTCAAGATG AACCCAGCTGCATTTGACTTCTTGCTGCAAAGAGTGGAGAAGACGATGCGCCATGCCatcgaggaagaggagaaaatacCGTTGGATCAAGTCACTAACTTTAATGAG GTGTGTGAGGAGATTAAAAATAAGCTGACTTCCCTGAAGGAGGTCCCAAACAGGATTGAATGCCCCCTTATCTACCATCTGGACGTTGGGGCAATGTACCCCAATATCATCCTCACCAACCGCCTGCAG CCGTCCGCGATGGTTGATGAAGCCACTTGTGCTGCGTGTGACTTTAACAAACCCGGAGCCTCCTGCCAGAGGAGGATGGCCTGGCAGTGGAGAGGAGAAATTA TGCCCGCCAGCCGCAGCGAGTTCCACCGCATCCAGCAGCAACTGGAGTCTGAGAAGTTCCCGCCGTTCTTCCCCAACGGTCCACCTCGGGCCTTCCACACTCTGAACAGGGAGGAGCAGGCCAAACACGAGAAGAAACGCCTGGCAG ACTACTGTAAGAGGGCGTATAAGAAGACCCACGTCACCAAGCGGGAGCAGCGAGTCACCACCATCTGTCAGAGAGAAAATTCCTTCTACGTCGACACTGTGAGAGCTTTCAGAGATCGACGTTATGAATTCAAAGGACTTCACAAG GTGTGGAAGAAGAAACTGTCCGCTGCTCAGGACAGCGGAGACGCTGCTGAGATGAAGCGCTGCAGAAACATGGAGATCCTGTACGACTCTCTGCAGCTGGCTCACAAATGTATTCTAAACTCTTTTTACGGCTACGTCATGAGGAAAGG GGCGCGGTGGTACTCCATGGAGATGGCTGGCATTGTGTGCTATACTGGAGCCAACATCATCACTCAGGCCAGAGAGCTCATCGAACAAATCGG GAGGCCCCTCGAGTTGGACACAGATGGTATCTGGTGTGTCCTGCCCAACACCTTCCCGGAGAACTTTGTGGTGAAAACCAACAATGACAAGAAGCCCAAAGTGACCATCTCTTACCCAGGGGCCATGCTGAACATTTTGGTGAAGGAGGGATTCACCAACGATCAATACCACGAGCTCGTGGACCCGGCGTCCCTCAGTTACAACATCCGGTCGGAGAACAGCATCTTCTTTGAGGTGGACGGACCGTACCTCGCCATGATCCTGCCGGCCTCaaaggaggaagggaagaagctgaagaaaag GTACGCTGTGTTTAACGAGGACGGCTCTCTGGCTGAGTTGAAAGGTTTTGAagtgaagaggaggggggagctCCAGCTCATTAAGATCTTCCAGTCGTCAGTTTTTGAGGCTTTCCTCAAAGGAACCACTCTGGAGGAGGTGTACGCCTCCGTGGCCAAAGTGGCTGACTACTGGTTGGACGTTCTGTACAGCAAG GCCGCCAACATGCCAGACACGGAGCTGTTTGAGCTGATTTCAGAGAATCGCTCAATGTCCAGAAAGCTGGAGGACTACGGGGAGCAGAAGTCCTTGTCCATCAGCACAGCTAAGAGACTGGCTGAGTTCCTGGGAGACCAAATGGTGAAAGACGCTGGGCTGAGCTGTCGCTACGTCATCTCTCGGAAACCCGAGGGTTCGCCCGTCACAGAAAG AGCCATTCCGCTCGCCATTTTCCAGGCTGAGCCCAGTGTGACAAAACATTTTCTCCGTAAGTGGTTGAAAATGCCCAGCCTGCACGACTTGGACATCCGCTCT ATTCTTGATTGGGGTTATTACATAGAGCGGTTGGGGAGTGCCATCCAGAAAATCATCACCATCCCTGCAGCTCTTCAACAG GTGAAGAATCCGGTGCCCAGAGTGAGGCACCCGGACTGGCTTCACAAGAAACTCCTGGAGAAAAATGACATCTACAAGCAGAAGAAAATCAGTGAGCTGTTCACCAGCGAGGGCAAGAGACAG GTGGCCCATCAGCCTCTTGGAGCAGGCCACGCTGCGGACATAGAGGACTTTGGGATGCCGGCCAGGCCTCTGCAGCCAGCCATCCTCATCACCACCAAGCGGAAGCGGGCTTCTCAGGGAGAGGACAGCCAGGTGGAGTCTCAGGACGTCGAGCTCACTCAGTCCTGGAGAGAGATCCTGGGGCCGCCCCCAACTTTGGGAAAGACACAG GAGGAGAGGCTAGTGTGGCTGCGTTACCACAAAAAGAAGTGGGAGCTGCAGCTGagacagaggaaggagagaaagaagaggaggaggctgctggaTGGGCAAGCTCAAACTGTAGGTGGAGGAGTGATCCGAGACGGCCCCACCACCGGCCTGGGCAGCTTCCTCCGCAGAACAGCCCGCAGCATCCTGGACATGCCCTGGCAAATTGTGCAG ATTGCAGAGACTAGTCACCCTGGTCTGTACAAGTTGTGGGCTGTGATTGGAAATGACCTCCATTGCATGAAGCTCAACATTCCTCGGGTCTTCTATGTCAATCAGAAAGTCCCAAAACAGGAGGAGGGAGCCACATACAAAAAG GTGAACCGCATGCTGCCTCGCTCCAACATTGTGTACTACCTTTATGAGTACTGTGTACCAGAAGACATGTACCAGGAGCACATCAACGAGATCAACGCTGACCTGTCTGCCCCGGACATTGAAGGAGTCTATGAAAcacag GTCCCGTTGCTGTTTCGTGCACTGGTGCGACTCGGATGCGTGTGTATGATCAATAAACACGTTGTGAGGGATCTGGCTGGCAGGGAGGCTGACACGTTTGACCTGGAGCATCTGGAGATGAGGTCTCTAGCCCAGTTCAGCTACTTGGAACCTG gGAGTGTTCGCCACATCTACCTGTATCATCACAGTCAGAGTCACAAGGCTCTGTTTGGCCTGTTCATCCCCTCTCAGCGCAAAGCCAGCATCTTTGTCCTGGACACA GTGAGAAGCAACCAGATGCCCAACCTGACTAACCTCTACACAGCGGAGCGCACTGCTCTCCTGGAGAAGACGAGCGAAGACCTCCTGCCTCCAGAGAAACACAACTTTGAGGTCCGGGCTGAAAACGACGCAAAGGCCATTAACCGCGCACTTCAACGCATACTGCTAAACTACAAG GACGAGCGCCGTGGCCCCACCCTCATCGCCGTGCAGTCCAACTGGGACCTGCGGCGCCTGGCAGCGGCGATGCCGGTGCTCGAAGAGTTCCCGGTCGTTCCGGTACACGTGGTCGATGAGATCAGCTATAATGTGCTGGACTGGCAACGCCACGGTGCCCGGCGCATGATCCGCCACTACCTCAACCTGGACAGCTGCTTGTCTCAGGCTTTCGACATGGCCAG gTATTACCACTTACCTGTGGGGAACTTGCCTCAGGACGTGTCCATCTTCGGCTCAGACTTGTTCCTGGCGAGACATCTACGGAAACACAACCATCTGATGTGGCTTTCGCCCACAGCCAGGCCCGACCTGGGAGGAAAAGAGGCCGACGACAGCCGACTGGTCATGGAAAGCGACGACCGGGGCTCTGTGGAGATCAATTCTCAAGGATGCTATTCCACAG tgtgtgtggagTTGGACCTGCAGAGCCTGGCAGTTAACACCATCCTCCAATCACAACATGTCAATGACATGGAGGGAGGAGCCAGCCTGGGTGTCAGTTTTGATGTGATCCAGCAGGCCTCGCTGGAGGAAATGATGTCGGGCAACCAGGGCGCCAGCGCTCTCGCTAGCTATGATGAAACTGCTCTCTGCTCCAACACCTTCAG GATCTTGAAGAGCATGGTGGTTGGCTGGGTCAGAGAGATCACGCAGTACCACAACGTGTACGCGGACAACCAGGTGATGCACTTCTACCGCTGGCTGCGCTCCCCCAGCTCTCTGCTCTATGACCCCGCGCTGCACCGCACCTTGCACAATATGATGAAGAAGGTGTTTCTACA GTTGGTTTCAGAGTTCAAACGTCTCGGCTCCACTGTGGTGTATGGAAACTTCAACAGGATCATGCTGTGCACTAAGAAACGCAGGATAGATGATGCCATCGGCTATGTGGAATACATCACAAACAG CATCCACTCCAGGGAAATCTTCCACTCGCTGTCCATCTCCTTCTCCCGCTGCTGGGAGTTCCTGCTGTGGATGGATCCGTCCAACTACGGCGGCGTGAAGGGCAAACTGCCCTCCAGCATCGTGTCTGGAGAG GTAGGAGCCAAACAGAAGAAACAGAGCGCCGGGGAGGGAGATGAGGGcagtgatgatgaggatgatgagggaGCAGAGGCTGAGGAAGATGATGGTGATAGGgatgaggtggaggagctgattGAGAGCAACTGGAACATCATGCAGTATCTGCCCCAAACTGCCTCCTGCCAGAAATACTTCCTCATGATTGTCTCTG CCTACATTGCAGCGGTCTATCACAGCATGAAAGAGGAGCTGAGGCGGAACGCTCCTGGAGCGACGCCAGTCAAGAGACGTGGCGGCAGCCAGGCTTCCCAGCAGGCCGTTGGGGATTTGAGTGCGCTTCCTG GAATGATTTCCTTCTCCCAGGAATATGTGTCCGACGAGCTGACACAGAACTTTTTCACCATCACACAAAAAATCCAGAAGAAGGTGACTGGCACCAGGAATGTCAACCAGGCCTCCGAGATGTTCCCTGTCCTTCCCGGATCCCACCTGCCACTCAACAACCCAGCTCTGGAGTTTATCAAATATGTCTGCCAG GTCCTTTCACTTGATTCCAACATAGTGAACCAGGTGAACAAGCTGAAGAGGGACCTCCTGCGTCTGGTGGACGTCGGAGAGTTTTCGGGGGAAGCCCAGTTCAGTGACCCCTGCAGCTCCTACGTCCTGCCTGAGGTCATCTGCCACCAATGCAATTTCTGTCGTGACCTTGACCTCTGCAAGGACCCATCTGTGGCACAA GATGGATCCGTTTTGCCTCAGTGGTTCTGCTCCAACTGCCAGGCGCAGTATGAGACTGAGTGCATTGAGACGGCTCTGGTGGAGGCTCTGCAGAAGAAACTGATGAGCTACACGCTGCAGGACCTG GTGTGTACAAAATGTAAAGGAGTGAAGGAGGCGAACATGCCTCTGTACTGCAGATGTGCCGGAGACTTTCACCTCACGTTTCCAATCAAG AGCTTCTCTGAGCAGATCAAAGTGTTTCGCAACATAGCGTCCCACTACAGCATGAGCTTCCTGGAGGAGACGATTGACTGGGTGGTTGTTATGAGCCCGCAGATCAGCCAAACGCTCAATGAGTGA